The genomic interval GGATGCTATTGCAGCTGATGATTCATTATTTACTACTAAGCGCGGAGTTTCAGGAACAGTCAGAGCCTTACAACAGCTGATTACCGGGCTCGCCATCCGGGCTAATATTACACGAATTAACGTCACGGCCCACACGTTGCGTCATACCTTTGCGGTTCAGTTTTTGCAGGCTAATCCAGGATGTCTTGTTGAATTAGCCATGTTAATGGGGCATGAATCTATTGACACTACAGCCATTTACACGAGAGCATCAAAAGAAAAATTAGCAGAGCATATCGAACGTTCAGGGATAAATATCGATGCACACCACGATTGAGATTACGGAAGATCAGTTAGCTATTGACTGGACACTCACTGAAAGTGATATCCAGTTTATTAACAAAACCGCAAATCAAAGTATTAAATTTGCCGCTCTTCTTTGCCACTTAAGGGCTTATGGGCGATTTATTGGAAAAGACGATACAGTACCTTTTATCGCATTAAGTTATCTTGCCAAACAATTGGGGCAACCACTTTCAGTTTTTCCTGTATTTGATAAAAACTCACATAGTTATATTCAGCAAGAAAAAATTCGTAATTATCTTGGATATACTGAGTTTAACGAGGCCGCGCAACTTCGATTAGAGGAGTGGCTTGTGATTCTCTTACGCCAAGAAACCATGGACAAAAAACAACTGATTGCCCTGGCTATTAATCACTTAAAAGCGAGCCGCGTTGAGTTGCCTTCCTCCTTAGTATTAGGCCGCCTGATAAGCCAAAAAGTAAATAAAGCGGTTGAGGGATTTCATCGAAGTATTGCAGAAAGCTTAGCTCCTGGTAAACGAAAAGAATTGTATCAATTAATCACACCAAAACACAAAGAAGCCTATGCTCAATTAGCGGAACTTAGAACATCGCCTCAGAATGCCAATAGCGAGGTCATGAATAAGTACCTTGACTATTTTGACCAAATTGAACAGTTAGGGATTCTGGACTGCAATCTGTCAGCAATACACCCTGAGGTCATCACTGAACTGGCTCAAAAAGGTCGCTACTATGATGCCGCCCAGCTACGTGATATGGCTTCTAAATTAAAACAAGAAGCCATCATTATTTGTTTTTTGCATGAAACGGCTAAAACCATTCTTGATTACCTTGTTTATGTATATAAGCGAATATTTTTGGACATTAATCGACACGCTACCCATGAAGTAACCGCCGAGCGCGAGAAAGTATCCAGACGAAACAAAGGAAAATTTAAACCAGCTAGTGAGTTCATTAAACAGGCTTATTCCCAAGCATCAGTTGGGCAGTTAACCCTCATGGAATTTGTGACCCAGTTTAATGAAGACACGATGCTTGAAACAGCCAGTGCCTGTGAGGCCATCGATAAGCTGGAGTCCTCTGGAGTTACCGATCATATCGTTAACCGATTTTCTTATGTCAGGAAATTTTCAAAACGATTTTTAAACTTAAAGCTTGGCGCAAGTGTTGGGTTAAGTTCATTAATGGAGGCCCTTGAGCTTCTTCGTCAACTTCACAATGGCGAAATTAAAAAACTTCCTGCTGTTGTGCCAACAGACTTTCTGCCAAAAATGTGGAAGGATGTGGTGTTTGATGAGAATGGGGAAATCAAAGCCCATCACTGGGAAATGGGTTTTTATTACGTCCTCAAGAAAAAAATCAGCGCGGGTGATGTTTATCTTTCAAAAAGTCGTAATAATCGTTATTTTTGGGACACGGTTTATGGTGAGCAGCCCTGGGAAAACGAGCGAGAACAACAGTACCTTAAGCTTGCGCTACCCAATGATTTTGATACACTTCTGGAGACACTACGGGGGGAATATCATCGAGTAGCCACAAATGCCAGTAAGAGTTTACCCACTAATGATTTTGTAACGATTAATGAGGGTAAATTTTGTTTCACCAAAGAGGATGCCCTGGTTATTCCACCTGAAGTGGTCAAATTACGTAAGTTAATACAGTCCAGGATGCCTGCCATTAGAATTGAGAAACTCTTGGCAGAAGTCGCCAAAATGTCAGGCTGCATGGAAGGATTTACTCCTTTTTATGCACACACGCAACCGATTAAATTTCCATTAAAGCCATTGCTTGCGGCAATCCTTGCGCATGCAACCAATATTGGGCTGTTTGGAATGGGAACCAGCGCTGTTGGCATCAGCATTGATGCGCTGACCAACGCATCTCATGTTTATCTACGACAAGACAGCATCAAAGAGGTTAATCGTCGATTAATTAATCATTTATTGACTTATCCAATCAGTGCGGAAATGACGGATGGCTCTTATTCAACCTCGGATGGTGAGCGTTACCCCATTGAGAGAAAGTTTTTTCTCTCCTCTTATTATCCAAGATACTACGGATATTATGAGCGTGCGATTTCTATCTATACGCACGTGACAAAAGATGGTGTCTTTGGTACGCAGGTTATTTCAACTGGTGAAAGAGAAGCCTCTTTTGTGCTCACGGGGTTATTAGAGAATGATACTCTGCTCAATCCTGAGTTTCATAGCACGGACACACATGGCTTTACTGAGCATCTCTTTGCTCTGCTCTATTTAAATGGGTTTTCTTTTCATCCAAGGCTTAAGGATTTAGCTGAGCAAAATATTTATAAAATTGATGATGCAATGAGCTATGGTGATTTGGATGAAGTGTTTCATGGTACAGTGGATATTGAACTTATTCGTAAATATTGGGATCAAATTGTCCGTATTGTCGCCTCATTAAAGAATGGCCTGGCTCCAGCCCATGTAATAATCCAGAAATTAGCCAATCGAACTGATAATGTATCCAAAGCAATAAGAGCTTTGGGACGTATCATTAAATCCATTTATATTTTACGTTATATTGCAGATCAAGATCTTCGTTATACAGTTCATTTACACCTCAATCATGGTGAGTCAAGACACCATCTGGCCAAAAAATTATTTTTTCTCAACAGAGGAGCCTTTAAAACCAGCGATTATGAGGAAATTATGAATAAGGCCAGCTGTTTAAGTTTGGTATCCAATGCTGTTTTAGTATGGAATACCCATCACATACAACAGATAGTTGACGAACTTCGAGCAGAAGGACTTGATATTCCAAGCGAGCACTTACAAAAAATATCCGCGCTAATGTTTAAGCACATTCAAATTTATGGCACCTATCATTTTGAGGATATTTAAGAACGTGTGATTTAATATCCGTATGAACCACTTGAAATAGTACCATAATATGGTATCATTAACCAATGAAAGCTAAACATAAAAAAGTGCTGCACAGCATATTTGAAACGCCAGTGAATGCCAGCATTATCTGGAAGGATATCGAGTCGTTGCTTGTTAGCTTGGGCGCTGAATTATCCGAGGGGCGCGGATCACGAGTACGTATAGCGCTGAATGGTGTTCGGGCTGTTTTTCATCGACCTCATCCTAAAAAAGAGGCCGATAAGGGAGCAGTTGTTTCAATGAGGCGTTTACTGAAAGAAGCAGGAGTAGAGCCATGTTAAATTATAAAGGTTATCTTGGTCATGTAGAGTTTGATGATGAAAATGAACTCTTTGTTGGCGAAGTCATTAATACCAAAGATGTCATTACGTTCCAGGCTGATACAGCGCATGGGCTAAAACAGGCATTTGTTGAGTCAATAGATGATTATATTGACTTTTGTCATGAGCGAAATGAAAAACCAGAAAAACCGTTTTCAGGGAAATTCAATCTGAGAATTTCTCCAGAGCTCCATCGTGAGGCCTATGTAGCAGCCAAACATTCTGGCATGAGCCTAAACTCATGGGTGTGTGATGTGTTGAAGCATGCTGTTTAATGTAAATTATAATGCCCTGCATTTTACGGATATTTAAGCGCTGGTAATGAGGGGGTTGATTATTCACATAATATGCCACCTGCTAAATCTGTATTTTGCTTACCTAAACCCCTATTAGTAAAATACTCACATGCTGCTCACTAATTAAAGAATAATAAAAAATCAAAAAAACCAATGGCACTAAGTAATTTATATAAGAAATTTGTTGATATAATTTAATTCGGGAATATTCAGTATGGCTCTTAACTAGTGACCAGGCCATTATGGCGCCTAAAATTAAAGAAACAAAAGGTTCAGAGGAATATGCAAAATTAAATAAATCAATACTTCCATGCAGATTGTGTAAGAAATAAGTTAATACCGAACCGGTAAACACTGCTAAAATCAGCCCATAACCCAATGAAATATTAATTATCAGTTTAAGGTCATTCGTGTGTAATGATTTTTTAAAATTATTATATATTATACCTATGAATACAATTGTCAGCATTGGAGCTAGAACCCCAATAGACATAACAAATAAAGATAAACAACCAGAAAATATTAATGCTATGGTGATCAATATAATATAAGAAAATGCCCCTAATCTCCCAAATTTTAAGACTATCTTTAAACAGTCCCTCCAATATCCACGAATAATCAGTAAGTAAATAACAAATATGACTTCTAAATAAACACAATATTTACTATAAACAGTTAACTCGTTATTTTCATAAAACCATCCAAAAATAAATATTGAAATGATTCCAACTAGGTTCAAACTAAATCCGAAGTAATTATTAGCCTGGGTCACACCGACTCTTTGATTTTTTGTATATGTATTTAACTCAGCTCTGATTAAAAGCTGAAAAAATGAGATGATAAAATAATGTGCCCCACTCCAAAAATAAAGCTGGAGCTTATTAGCCGGATTTAAAACGAAGTAACTACTAATAATAAAAATAATACTAAGGATTGATGCAATAAAACGATACCAGTGAATCAACAAATGTTCACTGTTTTTAAAATAATTTTTATTTAAGAAGTCCATGAAAAATGATAAGAAAATACTGGTAAATGCAATTAGAATTGTAATTTGTGAAAAAAATAAAATGAGCCTAGTACTTTCATGCAAGACTTGAGCATAGGCATTAAGCTCTACACCAAGTGCTCGGATAGGAAAATATACTGGTAAAATAAAAAAATAGATTAAACCAATATTTTCCGAAACTCCCCTGATAAATCTTCCTAATATTTTGTTAATCACATCCGTTCCCTTTTAACAACTTTACAAATACAAATGCTCAGGTTGATGACATAAAAAGATTTTGAGAATACAATGAGCTGATATTGAGCTTAAAGTATCTAAAGTTTCAGTTCATGCTCTAGATTCAATAAATTTTTTCGTTATTTTTTTATAGTCATATATGCCATCAGAACGCTATTGTAGACAAATTAATCTTCTTGGGGAAGAAAACCAGCTTAAATTAGCGGAAGCTTCTGTTTTAGTAATTGGAGTCGGAGGAATAGGCTCCCCAGCTCTTATGTACTTGGTGGCTGGTGGCATTGGGAAAGTAGGTTTTATTGACTATGATTTCGTGACTCTGTCTAATTTACATAGACAAATTCTATACACAGAACATGATATTGGGAGCACCAAATCATCTATTGCTTACCAAAAACTAAGCTCCATAAACTCAGAAACAAATTTAATTGAATACAATTCAAAATTAAATATTGAAATTGCAAATACTATTATTGATATGGGTCCGCATGTCTGGAACAAAATTAAGGAAAAATAAGAGCTATTCATCCATCATTTATAGTTAAAAATTCACTCAAATTAACCTATTTAAACCTACTCAATACCGTATGAATAGTGATTGCTACTACGAATTGTCTTAGGTCATTTTACCACAACTCTATCAGAATGACTTATCCACAAGTCCACAGGTCAGGAGAGCTTCACTTTCTCGTATAGGCCTGTGGGCCTTGTGGGTAAGTCATGACGCTCTCATTTAGGGTTTATGGTCTTTTCCGGCCATAATACACCTCTGCGGGCGTTAAATAATTAAAGGACTGGTGAAGCCTTCGGTTATTATAATACTCAAAATACTCCGTTAAGGCCAGCTCAACCTCTTCAATTGTATCAAAATCATACCGGTAGATTTTTTCTTGCTTAACACTACGCCACAATCGCTCGATAAATATATTATCTAAATAACGTCCTCGCCCATCCATGCTGATAGAAATGTGGTGAGATTTTAGCGTATTTATCCAATCTTTTGAGGTAAATTGAGAACCCTGATCCGTGTTAAAGATCTCACAACGCGAATGCAGCAAAGCGTTTCTAAGCGCCTCAATACAAAATTCAGCCTCCATAGTAGGTGAAATAGCCCATCCAATCACATAACGACTATACCAGTCCATAATAGCTACTAAATACACATGCTTTCCTTTCATGCGGATGTAGGTGATATCTGCGGCCCAAACCTGATTTGGTTTGGTGATATCCACCTCTTTTAATAAATAAGGGAACACCTCATGCTCCTTATTGGGAACGCTTGTATTTGGCTTTGGGTAAACAGTCGATAACCCCATCATTTCCATCAACTTTTTTACTCGACGTTTACCAACAGGATAGCCTACTTCTTTTGACAGCCATCTTGCCCGCTTAATTTTACCTTCACATGGATACTGCAGATAGTGCTCATCAAGTAGCGCCATAAGCGCTTCATCTTCGACAGAAATGGGCTTGGCACTATAATAATAACTTGAAACAGGCAAGTCTAATAGCAAGCATTGTTCACGAATGGTGAGCTCGGCAAGAGGATCAATCATGACGCGCTTTTCATCCAGACTAAAGTTCATGCTTTTTTTTTAGCCAAGATAGCTGCGCTTGAAGTCGACCAATTTCTTGATATAATGCCTCAACAAGCTGCTCTTGGGACTTGGCTTCTTTTTCATTAGCCCCAGAGAATAAATCGTTAATGGCTTTGATGGCCGATTGCTTCCAAGTTTTTACCTGCGTTGCGTGAACACCGTATTCACTGGTAATTTGCGCTTGTGTGAGTTTCCCCTCAATCGCAGCTAGCGTTATTTTTGCCTTCTTGGCCGCCGTATAATAAGCTCGCTTTTTAGACATTTTATTCTCCTCTTTGTATTAAGAAGAATAGCTCTTAAAAAACCTTTTTTTGTGTCCAGAAAACCGCGCCTATATTATATTCCTCACTACGATTTAATTATTGATGGCTCCGATAATTTTAAAACTCGTTATTTAGTTAATGATATATGCTGCCAATTGAATAAATCGTTCATTAGCTCAAGTATTTTGGGTATTCCTGCGAACGTGATCACCGATTATCGCCTAGCGTGATCACCTATTACTGCGCTGTTTTTACAAGCGGTGAGATTATTACAAAGTGATCACGATGAAGCAATTTCTTTTTTTCTCATGGACTCTCCGTTGAGTTCTATTCGATGTGCATTTTCAGAGATGCGATCGAGTATGGCATCGGCGATGGTTGGCTCACCTAAATACTCATGCCATTTAGCCACAGGAAACTGGCTTGTAATAATGGTCGATTTTAGCTGATACCGATCTTCAATAAGATTAAACAAGTCGTGGCGTTGTGCTGCATTGATTGCTGTTAATCCAAAGTCATCAAGAATCAGTACATCATCCTTGTGTAATTGCGTCATTAACTTGGCATAGCTTCCATCGGCATGTGAGATGCTCATTTCTTCTAAAAATCGCGTTAACAATAAATAGCGAACTTTATAACCTAGACGGCAAGCTTGGTTTCCGATAGCGCATGAAAGATATGTTTTCCCGCAGCCGGTAGGTCCGGTTATAAGTAAATTTTGATGGTGACGAACAAAGTCACATTTAGCAAGAGCCATCACTTTTGCCTTTTCCAAACCCCTCTTATTTTTATAACAAACATCTTCAATGGCTGCAGATTGCCTGAGTTTTGCTCGCCGCTGTAAACTCTGCACACGATTATTGTCTCTGCGTAGTATTTCGCGGTCCAACAAGAGACTTAACCTCTCTTCAAAGCTTAAGTCGGCGTGTTTGGGTTGGCTTTGTTGTTCACGAAAGCCCTCCTGCATGCCCGTCATTTTTAGTTGTCTCATTTGTTCTAATACGGATTCATTGTTCATTTTTTTCCTTGTTTTTTAATTAAAAATTGTTGATACAGACTCAGTGGTAATACTGAGAGCCCCTAATGTTGTCATGCGTTAATCCATGTAGGTTCACGTCACGTGATGCATGAATTTTTGCTCCTTGGTCAAGGTTATTTTCTAGAATGGATAACACGCTTTTACGGCTGTATGCCCCCTGGTGTACACCATAGGAGCAGGCTTGCTCTAAACGGATTTCTCCATAGCGTTTCGCTAGTTTCAAAATACCAAGGCAGGAACGGTAAGCCTGTTCGGGGTGAGGTTTTTCATCAAATATTCTTTTTACGACCATGTGTGTGCAAGCACCTATCTCGCTCGCCCACCGTAAATATCTCTCTTTTGATTGCTCGGTGTGTATGCGGTGCCTCTTGGGCATGTGATGAGAAATCGTGGATTGTTTACCTGGTATGCTTGAATACAGATGCATCGCTATGCGCTCTCCTTCAAAATAAC from Legionella antarctica carries:
- a CDS encoding IS3 family transposase, translating into MNFSLDEKRVMIDPLAELTIREQCLLLDLPVSSYYYSAKPISVEDEALMALLDEHYLQYPCEGKIKRARWLSKEVGYPVGKRRVKKLMEMMGLSTVYPKPNTSVPNKEHEVFPYLLKEVDITKPNQVWAADITYIRMKGKHVYLVAIMDWYSRYVIGWAISPTMEAEFCIEALRNALLHSRCEIFNTDQGSQFTSKDWINTLKSHHISISMDGRGRYLDNIFIERLWRSVKQEKIYRYDFDTIEEVELALTEYFEYYNNRRLHQSFNYLTPAEVYYGRKRP
- the istB gene encoding IS21-like element helper ATPase IstB, producing MNNESVLEQMRQLKMTGMQEGFREQQSQPKHADLSFEERLSLLLDREILRRDNNRVQSLQRRAKLRQSAAIEDVCYKNKRGLEKAKVMALAKCDFVRHHQNLLITGPTGCGKTYLSCAIGNQACRLGYKVRYLLLTRFLEEMSISHADGSYAKLMTQLHKDDVLILDDFGLTAINAAQRHDLFNLIEDRYQLKSTIITSQFPVAKWHEYLGEPTIADAILDRISENAHRIELNGESMRKKEIASS
- a CDS encoding type II toxin-antitoxin system HicB family antitoxin; its protein translation is MLNYKGYLGHVEFDDENELFVGEVINTKDVITFQADTAHGLKQAFVESIDDYIDFCHERNEKPEKPFSGKFNLRISPELHREAYVAAKHSGMSLNSWVCDVLKHAV
- a CDS encoding type II toxin-antitoxin system HicA family toxin, translated to MKAKHKKVLHSIFETPVNASIIWKDIESLLVSLGAELSEGRGSRVRIALNGVRAVFHRPHPKKEADKGAVVSMRRLLKEAGVEPC
- a CDS encoding transposase, whose protein sequence is MSKKRAYYTAAKKAKITLAAIEGKLTQAQITSEYGVHATQVKTWKQSAIKAINDLFSGANEKEAKSQEQLVEALYQEIGRLQAQLSWLKKKHEL
- a CDS encoding ThiF family adenylyltransferase; translated protein: MSRKPRLYYIPHYDLIIDGSDNFKTRYLVNDICCQLNKSFISSSILGIPANVITDYRLA
- a CDS encoding HesA/MoeB/ThiF family protein, which gives rise to MPSERYCRQINLLGEENQLKLAEASVLVIGVGGIGSPALMYLVAGGIGKVGFIDYDFVTLSNLHRQILYTEHDIGSTKSSIAYQKLSSINSETNLIEYNSKLNIEIANTIIDMGPHVWNKIKEK
- a CDS encoding Tn3 family transposase — its product is MHTTIEITEDQLAIDWTLTESDIQFINKTANQSIKFAALLCHLRAYGRFIGKDDTVPFIALSYLAKQLGQPLSVFPVFDKNSHSYIQQEKIRNYLGYTEFNEAAQLRLEEWLVILLRQETMDKKQLIALAINHLKASRVELPSSLVLGRLISQKVNKAVEGFHRSIAESLAPGKRKELYQLITPKHKEAYAQLAELRTSPQNANSEVMNKYLDYFDQIEQLGILDCNLSAIHPEVITELAQKGRYYDAAQLRDMASKLKQEAIIICFLHETAKTILDYLVYVYKRIFLDINRHATHEVTAEREKVSRRNKGKFKPASEFIKQAYSQASVGQLTLMEFVTQFNEDTMLETASACEAIDKLESSGVTDHIVNRFSYVRKFSKRFLNLKLGASVGLSSLMEALELLRQLHNGEIKKLPAVVPTDFLPKMWKDVVFDENGEIKAHHWEMGFYYVLKKKISAGDVYLSKSRNNRYFWDTVYGEQPWENEREQQYLKLALPNDFDTLLETLRGEYHRVATNASKSLPTNDFVTINEGKFCFTKEDALVIPPEVVKLRKLIQSRMPAIRIEKLLAEVAKMSGCMEGFTPFYAHTQPIKFPLKPLLAAILAHATNIGLFGMGTSAVGISIDALTNASHVYLRQDSIKEVNRRLINHLLTYPISAEMTDGSYSTSDGERYPIERKFFLSSYYPRYYGYYERAISIYTHVTKDGVFGTQVISTGEREASFVLTGLLENDTLLNPEFHSTDTHGFTEHLFALLYLNGFSFHPRLKDLAEQNIYKIDDAMSYGDLDEVFHGTVDIELIRKYWDQIVRIVASLKNGLAPAHVIIQKLANRTDNVSKAIRALGRIIKSIYILRYIADQDLRYTVHLHLNHGESRHHLAKKLFFLNRGAFKTSDYEEIMNKASCLSLVSNAVLVWNTHHIQQIVDELRAEGLDIPSEHLQKISALMFKHIQIYGTYHFEDI